The DNA segment CGGGACTTACGTTTACTTCAGCTCAATGCTATGGGAATTCTCCTCCGTTTTGGATGGGGTTCTGAACGGCGAGAACGGCACGGTTGAGAGCGCCCTTGAGCTGTACGCCCTCGCGAACACAACCTACGAGACCCTGGTGCTCTACTCCGGGGCGGGTATCGATGAGAGGCCCCTTGAGCTGGTTCCCTACTTCCTCTCCCTGGGCTCGGCTGCCTTTGAGGTGGCCTCTGGGGAGGCTTCCTTCAGGGCGAGCTTTTCAGAGGGGGAGTACGCGGCTGCACGGGCCGCCCTCGTGCGTATGAAGAGGGGACTGAGGGAGTCCCGTGATGCTCTGAGTGCCATATCAAAGATAACCCTTAAAGGGAAGAACGGTACGGTGCTGACCTTTAACACTGCGGATCTCTATCCGAAGCTCGATGCCCTTGAGGCCCTTGCCGGCAGGTATGAGGAGCTCCTTGATCAGGTCCAGGTCCCCGAAAACTTCACCCTCTTCATTTCCAACCCCTCCCCCATGGCCCTGGAAAACGTTACCTTCTACGGCTTTACCCTCGGCCTGAGGGATATTCACGTGGTCGTCTCGGGAGAGAACCTGGCCGCTAACGTCACCAGCGGCACTTTCCATCTGGATTACTCCTTCCCGAGGCCCGGAACTTACAAAGCTTATGCCGTTGGCTTCAACGGCACTTTTGAGGTCATTTCAAACGTCCTCACGATCAACGTGAGCGGCGTGCCCACGAAGCTTTTGGTTACCGCGATCTCTGACGGTGGGGTCTTGGTCGAGGGCCACCTCGTGGACTACTTTGGAAGGGCCCTTCCGTGGAAGAGGGTCATCCTTACGGCGGACAGCTCCACGTACTACGGCATAACCGACGAAAACGGGAGCGTCAGGTTCTTCATCGCCAACGTCTCCGGGACCGTTAACGCTACCGTCCTCTTCCCGGGTGACGGGATACACCTCCCGACAAGCGCTGGCTTGGTGTTGACACCCCCTCTGAGAAGGCCCGCGATACGGCTGTTCCATGATGGGAGCCGAGTCAGGGCAGGAGAGGAGGTGGTAATACGGGGTAAGGTTGATAGCACCTACCCGCTGCCCCTCACAATCTATGTGGACGGGAAGGGGTATTCCACACTCGTGGCAAAAGGGGAGTTCACATTCACCCTCAGCTTTTCCCCCGGGAGGCACGAGGTCTACGCGTACTTCGCCGGGAGTGAAACCCTGGCACCGTCATCGTCCAACGTTCTGACCCTGGAGGCAGCCCCTGTGGACTACACAAGGAGGTTCCTTCTTTTCGTGTTCCTTCTCCTTCTGGCCTTCACCGCCTACAGGTTCACAGCCAGAAGACGGGTTGGAGGGGTGCCTTCCTCACAGGTACCTGAAGCACCAGCGTTCCCACCTATTGGGGAGGAAGGAGAGGAAAGACCGGATATTGGAAAGGCTTACCGCACCGTCTACGGCCTCCTGAAGAGGCTGTACGACCTTCCTGGGTCCACAACTCCCCGTGAGCTGGTGTCCGCCTTAAGGCATGAGCCCTTCGCGGAGCACCTTAAAATCCTCACCCGCCTCCATGAGGTTACAGTTTACGGTAAGAAAAAGTTCGGGCTCCGTGAAGTCCTCCGTGCGGTCAAGCATGCCTCGCTCATTATAGTGGGAGTTTTCGTGAGGGATGAGCTGTGAACAGGGTCGTGTACGGCATACTCCTGGTCGTCGGCGTGGGGCTCCTGGTTATGCCCCTATCGGTTCCGGTCTTCAAGAGCGACGCCGCCTACAGCGTGCTCAACACCAACTGGAACGGTCTTTCCAGCTTCGGGAAGCTCCTCTACTCCACCGGAGAAATAACCCCGCTCCTTGCTCCCTACGACTCCTCGGGTTTGGAGAACTTCAAGGGCACGCTCGTGGTCGTTGGGCCGAACCTCGACTTCTCGGGGGGTGAGATAGACTCCCTGAGGAGGTTCCTTGAAAATGGCAATACTTTACTCCTTGCCGACGACTTTGGGACGGGCAACCAGGTGCTTGAGGGCCTCGGGCTCAGGGTGAGGTTCTCGAAAATCCCCCTAACCAGCCTGACATATTCCAAGAACTCGGACTTCCCCCTCACGGTTGATATCCGCGATGCGGAGCTTGCCGGGGGCGTTATGAGGCTGGTGATGAGCAGACCCTCGGCAGTCCTCAACGCCGGGAACTCCACGGTTCTTGTGTACTCCAGCAACGCCTCGATGCTTGGAAAGGAGTACGGTGCATTCCCCCTGGTTGTGGAAGTTCCTTACGGGAAGGGACGGATAATTCTCGTCTCCGACCCTGATATCTTCACCAACTCCCTCTTCCGGGAGAACGAGGCCTTTCTGAGGAACCTTGTTTCTTCCCTCCCTGAAAAGACCTTCTACATAGACGAGGCCCACCATGCGGACTTCAACCCCTACTCCTCGGGGACGATGGTCATAAGGCGGGCGGTCAACAGGGAGCTCGTCTTCTACTACGTCCTCTTTATAGCCCTGCTGGCACTGGCGGTCGAAAGCGGCCTCACCGGATGGCTTATGCACCGCTTCGCTCTCCTCCTCATGAGGCTTTTCCCTGGGGAGGGGGAGCCGGTTGAAGAGGTCGTGAAGAGGCTTGAGGAGAGGGGCCTCGACGGGGATAAGTTAAAAACCATCCTCCGGGAAATAGAGACCGGTTCAAAACTGGGTGGTGCCCATGGACGGTAAGGAATTCATGGAGAGGCTGAGGAAAGAGATAAGTAAGGCAGTCGTTGGAAAGGACGACGTGATAGAGCTGCTGACGGTGGCCCTTCTCTCCGAGGGGCACGTGCTCATAGAGGGAATTCCTGGAGTGGCAAAAACGACTATAGCCAAGGCCTTTGCGAACGCCATAGGGCTGAGCTTCTCCCGCGTACAGCTCACCCCCGACCTCCTGCCCGCTGACATAATCGGCGTTGTCTACTACGACCAGAAGACCGGCCAGTGGAGGACCAAGAAGGGTCCGATATTCGCCAACATTGTTCTGGCCGACGAGGTCAACAGGGCCCAGCCCAAGACTCAGAGCGCGCTCCTTGAGGCAATGCAGGAGAGGCAGGTCACCATAGAGGGCACCACCCATACGCTGCCCGAGCCCTTCCTCGTCATAGCAACCATGAACCCGCTGGAGCACGAGGGAGTGTACGTCCTCCCCGAGGCCCAGCTGGACAGGTTCCTCCTCAAGATAGAGATAGGCTTCCCAGACAGGGAAGAGGAGATATCCCTCCTCAAGAGAAAGAGCCTCGGGGAGTTCTACGATGTCGAGCCGATAGTGACCCACGAGGAGCTCATAGGGCTTATAGGCGAGGTAAAGAGGGTTAAAGTCAGCGACGAGGTCATAGAGTACATATACTCCCTGGTATCCGCCACAAGGGCGGATGAGAGGCTTCTCTTCGGCGCATCGCCCAGGGCAGGAGAGCACCTGCTCTTCGCTTCCAAAGCAGCAGCTTTTCTTGACGGCAGGGACTACGTCATACCTGACGACGTTAAGAAGGTCGCGGTCCCGGTGCTCGTCCACAGGCTCCTCCTGAAGGCGGAGTACGAACTTGAGGGGATCAGGGTGAGGGACGTCATCCTCGACGTCCTCAGGGAGACTGAAATCCCGGTGTAGCCGATGAAGCGCGAAGACCTGTTGATCCTTCTATCGTTCCTCCTCGTCCTTGAGGGCTACCTCGGGGGGAACGTGGCCCCGGCCCTGCTGGGGGTCTTCCTCCTCCTGTACCTCTACGGACTCAGGCTGGTAACCAGGATTGGGGTCTCGGGCGAGAGGGCCATCGAGGGCACAAAGCTTGAGGAGGGGAAGGCTGTAACCGCCGCCCTGAGGCTCAGGAACACCGGGGGAGACGTCTTCGTTAGGGTGCGCGAGGAAACCCCCGGCTTTGAGGCCGAACCCGTCGAGATTTTCCTCGGTTCCGGGGAGGAGAAGACCGTCACATACTCCATCGTCCCCAGGGCGAAGGGGAGGTTCACGCTAAGGCCCCCGAGGGCCATCGCCCTTGATCCGAGGGGCCTGTACGTGGAGGAGTTCGTCCTTGGAGAAGGGTTGGGGGTTCTGGTTCGTCCGAGCATTGAGGGCATAAGGGACGCGGTGAGGGCCGACCACAACCTCCGCCTCGCCGAGGCCTACAGGAAGGGGGCCTTCCTCGGGACAGAGAGCCTGGAGATAAAGGACCTGAGGGAGTACCAGCACGGGGACGACTTCAAGAGGATAGACTGGAAGGCAACAGCCAGGCTCGGCGAGCTGGTTGTGAAGGACTTCCTGCGGGAGGAGAACGCGGACGTCTACATATTCCTCGACAACACCTCCGAGATGCGGAAGGGCATAAAAAGGGCAAAGATAGACTACGCCTCGACCCTTGCCCTGCAGCTTGCGGCCAACCTCGTTAGCAGGTTCCGGGTCGGCATGGTCATCTACGACGATGCCCGTGCAGAACTCCTCCCGCCCGGAAAGGGCCCGTCCCAGGTGGAGGCCATCAGGGAGAGGCTCTCAATCAGGGGAAAGGGCGGGGCTATGAGCATGCGCTTTGAGTTTGACATCCGGATGGGCGAAAAGGCCAGGGAGTTCCTCGGCAAGGTTCTGCCCCTGAGGAAGGGCAGGAAGGGCCCCACTGGGGTCTTTGAAGGGCTGTCCCTGGTAAAGAACCCGTCGTACATAATATTCATAACCGACCTCAGCAACCC comes from the Thermococcus thioreducens genome and includes:
- a CDS encoding DUF4350 domain-containing protein, producing MNRVVYGILLVVGVGLLVMPLSVPVFKSDAAYSVLNTNWNGLSSFGKLLYSTGEITPLLAPYDSSGLENFKGTLVVVGPNLDFSGGEIDSLRRFLENGNTLLLADDFGTGNQVLEGLGLRVRFSKIPLTSLTYSKNSDFPLTVDIRDAELAGGVMRLVMSRPSAVLNAGNSTVLVYSSNASMLGKEYGAFPLVVEVPYGKGRIILVSDPDIFTNSLFRENEAFLRNLVSSLPEKTFYIDEAHHADFNPYSSGTMVIRRAVNRELVFYYVLFIALLALAVESGLTGWLMHRFALLLMRLFPGEGEPVEEVVKRLEERGLDGDKLKTILREIETGSKLGGAHGR
- a CDS encoding DUF58 domain-containing protein; this translates as MKREDLLILLSFLLVLEGYLGGNVAPALLGVFLLLYLYGLRLVTRIGVSGERAIEGTKLEEGKAVTAALRLRNTGGDVFVRVREETPGFEAEPVEIFLGSGEEKTVTYSIVPRAKGRFTLRPPRAIALDPRGLYVEEFVLGEGLGVLVRPSIEGIRDAVRADHNLRLAEAYRKGAFLGTESLEIKDLREYQHGDDFKRIDWKATARLGELVVKDFLREENADVYIFLDNTSEMRKGIKRAKIDYASTLALQLAANLVSRFRVGMVIYDDARAELLPPGKGPSQVEAIRERLSIRGKGGAMSMRFEFDIRMGEKAREFLGKVLPLRKGRKGPTGVFEGLSLVKNPSYIIFITDLSNPRELYRAIATAVRAHRVMVLSPNPVLFYSGRLDEKTLERLYRAYVERENLLRKFNLLAPTIDLGPSDYLREIMKLEGWGR
- a CDS encoding AAA family ATPase: MDGKEFMERLRKEISKAVVGKDDVIELLTVALLSEGHVLIEGIPGVAKTTIAKAFANAIGLSFSRVQLTPDLLPADIIGVVYYDQKTGQWRTKKGPIFANIVLADEVNRAQPKTQSALLEAMQERQVTIEGTTHTLPEPFLVIATMNPLEHEGVYVLPEAQLDRFLLKIEIGFPDREEEISLLKRKSLGEFYDVEPIVTHEELIGLIGEVKRVKVSDEVIEYIYSLVSATRADERLLFGASPRAGEHLLFASKAAAFLDGRDYVIPDDVKKVAVPVLVHRLLLKAEYELEGIRVRDVILDVLRETEIPV
- a CDS encoding Ig-like domain-containing protein, whose protein sequence is MIEMGKRIALMVVLILLLGLPAVAGEGSNYYSARPDEYGTYVYFSSMLWEFSSVLDGVLNGENGTVESALELYALANTTYETLVLYSGAGIDERPLELVPYFLSLGSAAFEVASGEASFRASFSEGEYAAARAALVRMKRGLRESRDALSAISKITLKGKNGTVLTFNTADLYPKLDALEALAGRYEELLDQVQVPENFTLFISNPSPMALENVTFYGFTLGLRDIHVVVSGENLAANVTSGTFHLDYSFPRPGTYKAYAVGFNGTFEVISNVLTINVSGVPTKLLVTAISDGGVLVEGHLVDYFGRALPWKRVILTADSSTYYGITDENGSVRFFIANVSGTVNATVLFPGDGIHLPTSAGLVLTPPLRRPAIRLFHDGSRVRAGEEVVIRGKVDSTYPLPLTIYVDGKGYSTLVAKGEFTFTLSFSPGRHEVYAYFAGSETLAPSSSNVLTLEAAPVDYTRRFLLFVFLLLLAFTAYRFTARRRVGGVPSSQVPEAPAFPPIGEEGEERPDIGKAYRTVYGLLKRLYDLPGSTTPRELVSALRHEPFAEHLKILTRLHEVTVYGKKKFGLREVLRAVKHASLIIVGVFVRDEL